The following nucleotide sequence is from Mycobacterium sp. Z3061.
CCCGTCGCCGGAAGCGCAGCAACTCGTCACGGACGCCTCCAAGGCGACCACCGCGCTGCACTCACTGCACGTCAACCTGCAGACCACCAACATCACCACCCTGCCCATGGAAATGGTCAACGCTGACGTCACCAACCAGCCGGAGGGCAACGGCCAGGCCGTCGGTGACGCCATGATCCGGCTGCAGCCCAAGACCCCGGCGGTACCCAAGCAGTTCATCGTCACCAACAAGACGATGTACACGAAGAACGAGGCCGGTGCTTACACCTCGGTGGGGCCGGCGGACAAGATCTACGACCCGGGTGTCGTCCTGGACAAGGAAAAGGGCCTCGGCGCGGTGATCGGCAAGGTCTCCAACCCGCAGTCCGGTGGCAGCGAGACGATTGACGGCGTGGCCACCACCAAGGTGACGGGCACCATCGACCCCGCGATCATCGACCCGCTGGTGCCGCAGATCGGCAAGGACGCGAAGGGTCCACTGCCGGTGACCTTGTACATCGCCGACGTGAAGGCGCCGGGCGCGCCGGGAACGCCGCCGAGCGCATACCTGGTCCGGATGGTGATTGACAAGGACCAGGGCCACGTCACCATCACGCTGTCCAATTGGGGAGCCCCGGTAA
It contains:
- a CDS encoding LppX_LprAFG lipoprotein produces the protein MNGLMSQAQISHRRVSRRPSTPVVAIVFAAALVAAIAGCGHKSSTATSQTSGSSGTSAATSSGATSGASGTSAAPSPEAQQLVTDASKATTALHSLHVNLQTTNITTLPMEMVNADVTNQPEGNGQAVGDAMIRLQPKTPAVPKQFIVTNKTMYTKNEAGAYTSVGPADKIYDPGVVLDKEKGLGAVIGKVSNPQSGGSETIDGVATTKVTGTIDPAIIDPLVPQIGKDAKGPLPVTLYIADVKAPGAPGTPPSAYLVRMVIDKDQGHVTITLSNWGAPVTIPNPAG